Proteins encoded together in one Onychomys torridus chromosome 1, mOncTor1.1, whole genome shotgun sequence window:
- the Hikeshi gene encoding protein Hikeshi isoform X1: MFGCLVAGRLVQTAAQQVAEDKFVFDLPDYENINHVVVFMLGTVPFPEGMGGSVYFSYPDSNGVPVWQLLGFVTNGKPSAIFKISGLKSGEGSQHPFGAMNIVRTPSVAQIGISVELLDSLAQQTPVGSAAVSSVDSFTQFTQKMLDNFYNFASSFALSQAQMTPNPSEMFIPANVVLKWYENFQRRLAQNPLFWKT, encoded by the exons ATGTTTGGCTGCCTGGTGGCGGGGAGGCTG GTGCAAACAGCTGCACAGCAAGTGGCAGAGGACAAATTTGTCTTTGACTTGCCCGATTATGAAAATATCAACCACGTTGTGGTTTTTATGCTGGGAACAGTCCCATTTCCTGAGGGGATGGGAGGATCTGTCTACTTTTCCTATCCTGATTCAAATGGGGTGCCAGTATGGCAGCTCCTGGGATTTGTCACGAACGGGAAGCCAAGTGCCATCTTCAAAATATCAGGTCTTAAATCTG GAGAAGGAAGCCAGCACCCATTTGGAGCCATGAATATCGTACGGACCCCATCTGTTGCTCAGATTGGCATTTCAGTGGAATTGTTGGACAGTCTGGCTCAGCAGACTCCTGTGGGCAGTGCTGCTGTGTCCTCGGTTGACTCATTCACGCAG TTCACGCAGAAGATGTTGGACAACTTCTACAATTTTGCTTCATCGTTTGCTCTCTCTCAGGCCCAGATGACACCAAATCCATCTGAAATGTTCATCCCGGCAAATGTGGTTCTGAAATG gtATGAAAACTTTCAAAGACGACTAGCACAGAACCCTCTCTTTTGGAAAACATaa
- the Hikeshi gene encoding protein Hikeshi isoform X2, translating into MNIVRTPSVAQIGISVELLDSLAQQTPVGSAAVSSVDSFTQFTQKMLDNFYNFASSFALSQAQMTPNPSEMFIPANVVLKWYENFQRRLAQNPLFWKT; encoded by the exons ATGAATATCGTACGGACCCCATCTGTTGCTCAGATTGGCATTTCAGTGGAATTGTTGGACAGTCTGGCTCAGCAGACTCCTGTGGGCAGTGCTGCTGTGTCCTCGGTTGACTCATTCACGCAG TTCACGCAGAAGATGTTGGACAACTTCTACAATTTTGCTTCATCGTTTGCTCTCTCTCAGGCCCAGATGACACCAAATCCATCTGAAATGTTCATCCCGGCAAATGTGGTTCTGAAATG gtATGAAAACTTTCAAAGACGACTAGCACAGAACCCTCTCTTTTGGAAAACATaa